The genome window ACATTAAATTAACCCGTGGCATATCATCGAATACCAtaggtattataattaacaGCATGGAGAAATGAGGAGGGGGATAAAAATAGTTTTAAAGTATGCATATCACAGAATTATTTGGACTGAGTGTCATACTTCCACTTTTCACACCCAATTTGTACGGAATTCAACACACGTATTATACACTACACTATGAGTAATCATGACAAGCCGACTACTGTTACATGGTAATGATAAACGTAAACAAACCTAAACCTACTGCAGACACTATAATAGGGACCTAACAGAGGTATGTAAGATGACCAATTCATGGCATTTAAAGATTTAAGCATTGACCAGTAAAGTATGTGCTAATAAGTATACACCTTTCAATGAATAGATAGAGGCTGCTAGTATTTTATAATAGCAGGAAATTGGTGGATTTAGGCACCGTGGTATTTTGGCACACTAATAACGAACTGTTAACATACAAGTAGTCTAGAGAGTACACAAATGTACCTATATCATCAATCGTACCCAGAATATCACAACACTATGGCAACCACAGGGTGCACATACCTCCATACAGTGGTTACATAATACTACTGAGTGCACGCACAACCTCACCAAGATCAGGTTTCCATATTACATAATAATTGAAATGAAGGGAGGGCATATGAATAAGTTGTAGTTTAATCAGGATAATAAAGAAGGCTCTGAATACTGGCAGGCAATATGGCAACACACTGAAAGGATATATGACATTCAATACTGGGTCACTAGTAAGGACATTGAAGCATTGCCCAGTAAGAAGTAAACACACCTTTCAATTTCATCCTCAGTGTCGCACTCTGACGAGTCGTTGAGTTGTTTTAGTTTCACTACAAGTATACAAATACCgtcataaacacacacacacacacacacacacacacacacacacacacgcacgcacgtaCCTTCAGTATCAGTGTCTTCATCAGTGGAGCCACCATACATGTCGTCTGTATCTGTCACTGGCCCACTCTTGGGCTCGTCCACTTCCATTTCTTCAACACTATCTGCAGGGACAGCTAAACACCAACTGACAAGGAGAGGTATAATAATGGCTACTGACCTGTGGAGTCCGGCTTGGTATTAGCCACGCCCCCTGGGGCACCAAATATGGCTTCTTCTTTCTTGTCGTATTCCTCATCCTCGCTGTCTCCGCCAGACAATCGATATCTTTATTATAAGGAGACAATTAAGTATAACCAAAACAACTGGCGACATCTTTATAACTCACTTTTTGGCCGGTAGTCTTCGCTTCTTGATATGGCTGTCCGTTATCCATGCCTTGGAGACAATGAGTCCACCTTTGGCTGTATGCATGGTGATTACGGTGTTGCTATGGCAATGTAAACGGTGTTACAGTTCTGTACCTTTGACCTGGTTGAACTTTGGCGTATTAGGAAAAGCACACCTGTGATGACCAACAGGGACAAACACTAACCTTAGCTCAAAACAATTAATGATTGAATGTAAACATCTCTTAGATGATTGGATGACCAGTTCTGACACTAACTGTGCTATTGTCTACAACGTGGATGCCTGGTCAGGATTACGATCATCACGCATATACAGCCAATCACACGGTTATTATTATTAGGGTTGTATGGACACATAGTTAGATGGCTTGTAACTACAGGTCAGGAAACTCAAACTAGTGGACCAAGCTCCTATGTTACAACCCTGGAATACACTTCCATTCTGAACCCCTCTCCATTTATACAATAATGATTACTCAGCCTATCCTATAAAAGTTCCTATGCTAGCTACAGGGGGGCTAGTGGCTGAGATAATGACTTACACGAGGTGTGTGCAAGAGTCTGTCCAGTCAGACTGGAATGTGGCACCCATGTCCGTGGCCTTGCCCCTCAGGTCGCCTCTGAATGGGTTCTTGAAACCACTCAGTGTGAAAACAATACCAGTCTGAATGAATGACAGTGGGAACCATTATGCAAAaacttttacatgtacataccatgATTTGTTTAAAGGGTACAGCTTTGCTGGAGGATGGCTCTGTGCTGTCATCTGAAACTGTGGAGGAAAAACACACAATCAAAAGTTGCATTAGAACATTCCAAAGAACCGTGAATTCTGATACAATGAAATAAGTACTAGCTCTCATGCTTAGTAATGTAGATGCTTACTTCTAGCTTTCTTGACTGGCTTATGTTCCACTGCTGATTCAGCAGCTCTCTTCCTACTACTCGATGCAGTGGCCCTGCCTTTCGAGGAGGGCTTTCTGATCGGTGGATCTGATTCGTTGCCTTTGAGTGCCTCGGTGGTTGCAGCCCGGGCCTTTGCCGCCATGCTCAGTCCTCCAGGTGAGGAAGACGAGGAGTGTGTTGATGGCTCCTTCTTAAAGAACAGGCTACCAGTAGGTAGGTCTTTCGTCTCTTCTTTGAGGGAGAAAGCTCCCAGTTTGGCTGGTGGGGTTGCCTCAGAGTCGGGAGGGGAGTGGAGCTTGAGGAAGGACAGACCATATGGCTCTTTCTGGAGGAAAGGGGGAGAAATTCATAACTAATTAGGGAAATGTATATGGGATATTATAATACAGGaaactgacataattataacaatgctTGAAAGTTTTGGAATAATTACAATGTATACCTATATCATATTTTCAGCAATGCTGTTTTGACACCTAATAGAGTTATTATGTCAGGATCAAGATATGCTAACCATTCCCCTCTAATCAATGCAAATCATAGCAAACTTTTCCTGtgtatgataataataattggaGAGTGAGCCAAACAAGTGAATACCTTGTTGAATGGTTGTGTGCACACGATCTTCACCCTGTCCCATTTTTGCTCAGCCACCGGTTTAGCAAGCTTCTCTTTCCCTGCACGGAAAAGCCTTTTCAATATAAGGTTGACACTATAATGATCATTAAGCAACCAACTGAACGGAAAATTCTTAACGTCTAATTTCTCACCAAACATTCGGACCCTGTTGGTGTTGGACCATTGTTTGCTCTCAATAGGTGTCATGAGTGTGGACATCCCCACTAACACCTCAAATAGGTCAGGGGTGCTCGACCGCCCCAACAACACCTCCACAAAAGCACTGCCCTCATTTCCTATGTCCACAGAGTGTATCAGAGAGGACTTCTCCAACTGTAAGTAACGTTAATATATACACTATAAATTAAGCACTGAAGCGCGGCCTGGACCCAAGATCGAGACTAGATAATTTTTACCTGGAGCACTACAATTGCTTTCTTCTCACCAGCCGATGCACACTTCCATTTCCTATAAGTATCTGGGTTCAGTAAGTTATCGGCAGGGTGGCTCTACAGTTGTGAAATGTTGTATTTAATATGttatgatgcatgcatggtcagacAGGCCAGAATCTCTCACCGGGTCCTCACTGCT of Halichondria panicea chromosome 9, odHalPani1.1, whole genome shotgun sequence contains these proteins:
- the LOC135340637 gene encoding DNA repair protein XRCC1-like isoform X2, whose amino-acid sequence is MSRSLPKRMVSTTTKSRRDKIYSKALLKVHSSMPIIKIQHIHSVSSEDPSHPADNLLNPDTYRKWKCASAGEKKAIVVLQLEKSSLIHSVDIGNEGSAFVEVLLGRSSTPDLFEVLVGMSTLMTPIESKQWSNTNRVRMFGKEKLAKPVAEQKWDRVKIVCTQPFNKKEPYGLSFLKLHSPPDSEATPPAKLGAFSLKEETKDLPTGSLFFKKEPSTHSSSSSPGGLSMAAKARAATTEALKGNESDPPIRKPSSKGRATASSSRKRAAESAVEHKPVKKARISDDSTEPSSSKAVPFKQIMTGIVFTLSGFKNPFRGDLRGKATDMGATFQSDWTDSCTHLVCAFPNTPKFNQVKAKGGLIVSKAWITDSHIKKRRLPAKKYRLSGGDSEDEEYDKKEEAIFGAPGGVANTKPDSTDSVEEMEVDEPKSGPVTDTDDMYGGSTDEDTDTEVKLKQLNDSSECDTEDEIERARERKPKMTKVTIEDPYGGSTDEEETTTGTKAPTLSDLTKLPDLFSKCTFLLYGNCSLSDRHLITRYITAYNGRIESYMSGNVSHVISLEDWDNHFDQALSENSKLVFVKPQWIFVCHQKQTCVPYQPYIIVPK
- the LOC135340637 gene encoding DNA repair protein XRCC1-like isoform X1; its protein translation is MSRSLPKRMVSTTTKSRRDKIYSKALLKVHSSMPIIKIQHIHSVSSEDPSHPADNLLNPDTYRKWKCASAGEKKAIVVLQLEKSSLIHSVDIGNEGSAFVEVLLGRSSTPDLFEVLVGMSTLMTPIESKQWSNTNRVRMFGKEKLAKPVAEQKWDRVKIVCTQPFNKKEPYGLSFLKLHSPPDSEATPPAKLGAFSLKEETKDLPTGSLFFKKEPSTHSSSSSPGGLSMAAKARAATTEALKGNESDPPIRKPSSKGRATASSSRKRAAESAVEHKPVKKARISDDSTEPSSSKAVPFKQIMTGIVFTLSGFKNPFRGDLRGKATDMGATFQSDWTDSCTHLVCAFPNTPKFNQVKAKGGLIVSKAWITDSHIKKRRLPAKKYRLSGGDSEDEEYDKKEEAIFGAPGGVANTKPDSTAVPADSVEEMEVDEPKSGPVTDTDDMYGGSTDEDTDTEVKLKQLNDSSECDTEDEIERARERKPKMTKVTIEDPYGGSTDEEETTTGTKAPTLSDLTKLPDLFSKCTFLLYGNCSLSDRHLITRYITAYNGRIESYMSGNVSHVISLEDWDNHFDQALSENSKLVFVKPQWIFVCHQKQTCVPYQPYIIVPK